The Pediococcus inopinatus region AAAGATCCACACCCAGTCCTTTTACGAAGCCGGCATTTTTGGAAGCTGCAGTGGCCGCCACAAATAACCCCATCGCTTTCGCAATTTGAATCACAAATGAGCCCACAGCGCCTGAGCCACCCAACACTAGGATGGATGTAACGTTTTCTAGCTGAAGGGCACTTTTTAGCAGATCATAGGCGGTTACACCAGCATTCGGAATTCCGGCAGCTTTGGTAAATGAAATTCCGTCAGGCTTATGGACTAGTTTTAAGTGAGGCACTGATACAATTTCAGCATATGCACCATTAACGGTTCGGCCAATCACTGAATCGCCTATCTGAAACTCTGTGACATCAGGGGCCAGGTCGATGATTGTACCTGCAACATCATTTCCGGGAATTAATGGGAATTCCGTTGGCTTTTTAAAAGAGACTAACCCCTGACGTAATTTACTGTCGAAAGGATTTATGCCGAATGCTGAGGTTTGAACAAGGACGCGGCCTTTCTTTAAGGCAGGTTTTGCAATTGTAAGTTCCTCGAAGACATTAGGATCACCAAATTTTTTAAAACCAAATGCTTGCATAAGAGACCTCCTTTTTAATATGTTTTAGCTAGTATATGAATTCGATATACAGTTATGGTAACCTATTACGGGCCATTTTTTTAATTAAACGGCTTGTGGTGAGTCAGTTTTAAATCTAAAGTAAAAAAATTCA contains the following coding sequences:
- a CDS encoding NADP-dependent oxidoreductase, producing the protein MQAFGFKKFGDPNVFEELTIAKPALKKGRVLVQTSAFGINPFDSKLRQGLVSFKKPTEFPLIPGNDVAGTIIDLAPDVTEFQIGDSVIGRTVNGAYAEIVSVPHLKLVHKPDGISFTKAAGIPNAGVTAYDLLKSALQLENVTSILVLGGSGAVGSFVIQIAKAMGLFVAATAASKNAGFVKGLGVDLFIPTNQLAKRNFLDDAPVDVLINATPTPFDGKDTYRWLKSNGQLATLSGLSSGFQSQHAEQTIIDFNDAKYHQNKKALTYLTELITHNQLEVPVAQAFSFSLEGVIKAQTLLDTHHKPGKIIVTKEI